One genomic segment of Sminthopsis crassicaudata isolate SCR6 chromosome 4, ASM4859323v1, whole genome shotgun sequence includes these proteins:
- the COL6A2 gene encoding collagen alpha-2(VI) chain isoform X2, with product MFQKLFPTLLVWGLLGSLHAQQQLAFFEGGPTDRASSCPEETDCPINVYFVLDTSESVTMQSPIDSLLSQTQQFLLQFTSELKNLKYRGQVAISWHYGGLHFSDEVEIFSPLGSDEATFKSKLQKIRSFRRGTFTDCAISNMTQEITRNPSKGINFAIVITDGHVTGSPCGGIKLQAEKARDAGIKLFAVALNQNKNEHGLREIANLPHELYRNNYLTIREDLSIDQDTIDRIIQVMKHEAYSECYKVSCLQIPGPAGPKGYRGQKGAKGNMGEPGEPGQKGRQGDPGIEGPIGFPGPKGVPGLKGEKGEYGGDGRRGAMGLAGKNGTDGQKGKRGRIGPPGCKGDPGDRGLDGYPGEAGSPGEQGDQGSKGDSGRPGRRGPPGLDGEKGNPGYQGNNGAPGSPGVKGAKGGPGPRGPRGEQGRRGDPGAKGGPGDDGPKGEKGDPGPEGPRGLAGEIGNKGAKGDRGMPGPRGPQGSPGEPGKQGSRGDPGDAGPRGESGPPGPKGDRGRPGFSYPGPRGEPGEKGEPGPPGPEGARGDFGIKGAPGKKGEKGEPADPGPPGEPGPRGPKGAPGPEGEPGPPGDPGLTECDVMTYVRETCGCCDCVKHCGALDIIFVIDSSESIGYTNFSLEKNFVINVVNRLGSITKDPNSDTGTRIGVVQYSHDGTFEAIKLDDERITSLSQFKEEVKKLEWIAGGTWTPSALNYTYNELIKGGRRKKTKVFAVVITDGRHDPRDDEQSLTALCNTVENVVVTAIGIGDMFNERHESESLRSIACNQKGQVRNMTLFSDLVAEKFIDEMETFLCPDPQIVCPDLPCQTDGEPPSGEIPVTFLRTEEGPAISFPRTVPLIEQLLNSTKHSQDPAAYSQLVAVLVYTAERAKFATGDERQDWMNLFIDTFKMVHRDIVGDPDSVLALC from the exons AGGAGACAGACTGCCCCATCAACGTGTACTTCGTCCTGGACACCTCGGAGAGCGTGACCATGCAGTCGCCCATCGACAGCCTGCTGAGCCAGACGCAGCAGTTCCTGCTCCAGTTCACCAGCGAGCTGAAGAACCTCAAGTACCGCGGCCAGGTGGCCATCAGCTGGCACTACGGGGGCCTGCACTTCTCCGACGAGGTGGAGATCTTCAGCCCCCTGGGCAGCGACGAAGCCACCTTCAAGTCCAAGCTGCAGAAGATCCGCTCCTTCCGCCGGGGGACCTTCACCGACTGCGCCATCTCCAACATGACCCAGGAAATCACGAGGAACCCCAGCAAGGGCATCAACTTCGCCATCGTGATCACCGACGGGCACGTCACCGGCAGCCCGTGCGGCGGGATCAAGCTGCAGGCCGAGAAGGCGCGGGACGCGGGCATCAAGCTCTTCGCGGTGGCCCTCAACCAGAACAAGAACGAGCACGGGCTTCGGGAGATCGCCAACCTGCCGCACGAGCTCTACCGCAACAACTACCTCACCATCCGGGAGGACTTGTCCATCGACCAAGACACCATCGACAGGATCATCCAGGTCATG AAACACGAAGCATATTCTGAG TGCTACAAGGTGAGCTGCCTGCAGATCCCAGGCCCGGCCGGTCCTAAGGGTTACCGAGGACAGAAG GGAGCCAAGGGGAACATGGGCGAGCCAGGCGAACCTGGGCAGAAAGGGCGACAG GGAGACCCTGGCATCGAAGGCCCCATCGGCTTTCCGGGACCCAAG GGCGTCCCTGGTTTGAAGGGCGAGAAG GGTGAATACGGCGGCGACGGGAGAAGG GGAGCCATGGGGCTGGCCGGCAAGAACGGGACAGACGGACAGAAG GGAAAGCGGGGACGCATCGGCCCCCCCGGCTGCAAGGGGGACCCCGGTGACAGG GGCCTCGACGGTTACCCAGGGGAGGCCGGGAGCCCAGGAGAACAGGGCGACCAGGGCAGCAAG GGAGATTCTGGCCGCCCCGGTCGCCGAGGGCCCCCAGGACtggatggagagaaagggaacCCG GGTTACCAAGGCAACAACGGAGCCCCTGGAAGCCCAGGCGTGAAGGGAGCCAAGGGGGGACCAGGACCCCGAGGACCTCGTGGAGAGCAG GGCCGCAGAGGAGATCCCGGAGCCAAAGGCGGCCCAGGAGATGATGGGCCGAAGGGAGAAAAG GGAGACCCCGGCCCCGAGGGACCCCGAGGCCTGGCGGGAGAGATCGGGAACAAAGGCGCCAAG GGAGACCGAGGCATGCCGGGACCCAGAGGACCCCAGGGCAGCCCTGGAGAGCCGGGCAAGCAG GGATCCCGCGGGGACCCAGGGGATGCTGGTCCCAGAGGAGAGTCAGGACCCCCAGGACCCAAG GGAGACCGGGGGCGCCCCGGCTTCAGTTACCCCGGACCCCGAGGAGAGCCG GGAGAGAAAGGCGAGCCCGGCCCCCCCGGCCCGGAG GGCGCACGGGGCGACTTCGGGATCAAAGGAGCgccagggaagaaaggagagaaaggagagccG GCGGATCCCGGCCCCCCCGGAGAGCCCGGCCCCAGAGGCCCCAAAGGAGCCCCCGGCCCAGAG GGTGAACCCGGCCCCCCCGGAGACCCCGGCCTGACG GAGTGTGACGTCATGACCTATGTGAGGGAGACCTGCGGCTGCTGCG ACTGCGTGAAGCACTGCGGAGCCCTGGACATCATCTTTGTCATCGACAGCTCGGAGAGCATCGGCTACACTAACTTCTCGCTGGAGAAGAACTTTGTCATCAACGTGGTCAACAGGCTGGGCTCCATCACCAAGGACCCCAACTCCGACACAG GGACGCGCATCGGGGTGGTCCAGTACAGCCACGACGGCACCTTCGAGGCCATCAAGCTGGACGACGAGCGGATCACGAGCCTGTCCCAGTTCAAGGAGGAGGTGAAGAAGCTGGAGTGGATCGCGGGGGGCACGTGGACACCCTCGGCCCTGAACTACACCTACAACGAGCTCATCAAGGGCGGCCGGCGCAAGAAGACCAAGGTGTTCGCGGTGGTCATCACGGACGGGCGCCACGACCCCCGCGACGACGAGCAGTCGCTGACCGCTCTGTGCAACACGGTGGAGAACGTGGTGGTCACCGCCATCGGCATCGGGGACATGTTCAACGAGCGGCACGAGAGCGAGAGCCTGCGCTCCATCGCCTGCAACCAGAAGGGCCAAGTGCGCAACATGACGCTCTTCTCCGACCTGGTGGCCGAGAAGTTCATCGACGAGATGGAGACCTTCCTGTGCCCAG ATCCCCAGATCGTGTGCCCTGATCTCCCCTGCCAGACAG ATGGGGAGCCGCCTAGCGGCGAAATCCCAGTCACTTTCCTCCGCACGGAAGAAGGGCCAGCCATATCTTTCCCCAGGACCGTCCCCCTGATCGAACAGTTGCTAAACTCCACGAAGCACAGCCAGGACCCCGCGGCGTACTCCCAGCTGGTGGCGGTCTTGGTCTATACCGCCGAGCGAGCCAAGTTCGCCACCGGAGACGAGAGGCAGGACTGGATGAACTTGTTCATCGACACGTTTAAGATGGTGCACAGGGACATCGTGGGGGACCCGGACTCGGTGCTGGCCCTCTGCTGA
- the COL6A2 gene encoding collagen alpha-2(VI) chain isoform X1 translates to MFQKLFPTLLVWGLLGSLHAQQQLAFFEGGPTDRASSCPEETDCPINVYFVLDTSESVTMQSPIDSLLSQTQQFLLQFTSELKNLKYRGQVAISWHYGGLHFSDEVEIFSPLGSDEATFKSKLQKIRSFRRGTFTDCAISNMTQEITRNPSKGINFAIVITDGHVTGSPCGGIKLQAEKARDAGIKLFAVALNQNKNEHGLREIANLPHELYRNNYLTIREDLSIDQDTIDRIIQVMKHEAYSECYKVSCLQIPGPAGPKGYRGQKGAKGNMGEPGEPGQKGRQGDPGIEGPIGFPGPKGVPGLKGEKGEYGGDGRRGAMGLAGKNGTDGQKGKRGRIGPPGCKGDPGDRGLDGYPGEAGSPGEQGDQGSKGDSGRPGRRGPPGLDGEKGNPGYQGNNGAPGSPGVKGAKGGPGPRGPRGEQGRRGDPGAKGGPGDDGPKGEKGDPGPEGPRGLAGEIGNKGAKGDRGMPGPRGPQGSPGEPGKQGSRGDPGDAGPRGESGPPGPKGDRGRPGFSYPGPRGEPGEKGEPGPPGPEGARGDFGIKGAPGKKGEKGEPADPGPPGEPGPRGPKGAPGPEGEPGPPGDPGLTECDVMTYVRETCGCCDCVKHCGALDIIFVIDSSESIGYTNFSLEKNFVINVVNRLGSITKDPNSDTGTRIGVVQYSHDGTFEAIKLDDERITSLSQFKEEVKKLEWIAGGTWTPSALNYTYNELIKGGRRKKTKVFAVVITDGRHDPRDDEQSLTALCNTVENVVVTAIGIGDMFNERHESESLRSIACNQKGQVRNMTLFSDLVAEKFIDEMETFLCPDPQIVCPDLPCQTELYVAQCTQRPVDIVFLLDGSERIGERNFHKAHRFVEEVARRLTLAQRHNDPLNARVALLQYGNEREQEVVFPLTSNLTAIQGALSRIRYLNSFSHVGTGIIHAINNIVMDPQAGARRNAELSFVFITDGVTGELSLNESLHSMRKQDVVPTVLALGGDVDMDLLLKISLGDRAAIFQEKDYDSLSQPSFFDRFIRWIC, encoded by the exons AGGAGACAGACTGCCCCATCAACGTGTACTTCGTCCTGGACACCTCGGAGAGCGTGACCATGCAGTCGCCCATCGACAGCCTGCTGAGCCAGACGCAGCAGTTCCTGCTCCAGTTCACCAGCGAGCTGAAGAACCTCAAGTACCGCGGCCAGGTGGCCATCAGCTGGCACTACGGGGGCCTGCACTTCTCCGACGAGGTGGAGATCTTCAGCCCCCTGGGCAGCGACGAAGCCACCTTCAAGTCCAAGCTGCAGAAGATCCGCTCCTTCCGCCGGGGGACCTTCACCGACTGCGCCATCTCCAACATGACCCAGGAAATCACGAGGAACCCCAGCAAGGGCATCAACTTCGCCATCGTGATCACCGACGGGCACGTCACCGGCAGCCCGTGCGGCGGGATCAAGCTGCAGGCCGAGAAGGCGCGGGACGCGGGCATCAAGCTCTTCGCGGTGGCCCTCAACCAGAACAAGAACGAGCACGGGCTTCGGGAGATCGCCAACCTGCCGCACGAGCTCTACCGCAACAACTACCTCACCATCCGGGAGGACTTGTCCATCGACCAAGACACCATCGACAGGATCATCCAGGTCATG AAACACGAAGCATATTCTGAG TGCTACAAGGTGAGCTGCCTGCAGATCCCAGGCCCGGCCGGTCCTAAGGGTTACCGAGGACAGAAG GGAGCCAAGGGGAACATGGGCGAGCCAGGCGAACCTGGGCAGAAAGGGCGACAG GGAGACCCTGGCATCGAAGGCCCCATCGGCTTTCCGGGACCCAAG GGCGTCCCTGGTTTGAAGGGCGAGAAG GGTGAATACGGCGGCGACGGGAGAAGG GGAGCCATGGGGCTGGCCGGCAAGAACGGGACAGACGGACAGAAG GGAAAGCGGGGACGCATCGGCCCCCCCGGCTGCAAGGGGGACCCCGGTGACAGG GGCCTCGACGGTTACCCAGGGGAGGCCGGGAGCCCAGGAGAACAGGGCGACCAGGGCAGCAAG GGAGATTCTGGCCGCCCCGGTCGCCGAGGGCCCCCAGGACtggatggagagaaagggaacCCG GGTTACCAAGGCAACAACGGAGCCCCTGGAAGCCCAGGCGTGAAGGGAGCCAAGGGGGGACCAGGACCCCGAGGACCTCGTGGAGAGCAG GGCCGCAGAGGAGATCCCGGAGCCAAAGGCGGCCCAGGAGATGATGGGCCGAAGGGAGAAAAG GGAGACCCCGGCCCCGAGGGACCCCGAGGCCTGGCGGGAGAGATCGGGAACAAAGGCGCCAAG GGAGACCGAGGCATGCCGGGACCCAGAGGACCCCAGGGCAGCCCTGGAGAGCCGGGCAAGCAG GGATCCCGCGGGGACCCAGGGGATGCTGGTCCCAGAGGAGAGTCAGGACCCCCAGGACCCAAG GGAGACCGGGGGCGCCCCGGCTTCAGTTACCCCGGACCCCGAGGAGAGCCG GGAGAGAAAGGCGAGCCCGGCCCCCCCGGCCCGGAG GGCGCACGGGGCGACTTCGGGATCAAAGGAGCgccagggaagaaaggagagaaaggagagccG GCGGATCCCGGCCCCCCCGGAGAGCCCGGCCCCAGAGGCCCCAAAGGAGCCCCCGGCCCAGAG GGTGAACCCGGCCCCCCCGGAGACCCCGGCCTGACG GAGTGTGACGTCATGACCTATGTGAGGGAGACCTGCGGCTGCTGCG ACTGCGTGAAGCACTGCGGAGCCCTGGACATCATCTTTGTCATCGACAGCTCGGAGAGCATCGGCTACACTAACTTCTCGCTGGAGAAGAACTTTGTCATCAACGTGGTCAACAGGCTGGGCTCCATCACCAAGGACCCCAACTCCGACACAG GGACGCGCATCGGGGTGGTCCAGTACAGCCACGACGGCACCTTCGAGGCCATCAAGCTGGACGACGAGCGGATCACGAGCCTGTCCCAGTTCAAGGAGGAGGTGAAGAAGCTGGAGTGGATCGCGGGGGGCACGTGGACACCCTCGGCCCTGAACTACACCTACAACGAGCTCATCAAGGGCGGCCGGCGCAAGAAGACCAAGGTGTTCGCGGTGGTCATCACGGACGGGCGCCACGACCCCCGCGACGACGAGCAGTCGCTGACCGCTCTGTGCAACACGGTGGAGAACGTGGTGGTCACCGCCATCGGCATCGGGGACATGTTCAACGAGCGGCACGAGAGCGAGAGCCTGCGCTCCATCGCCTGCAACCAGAAGGGCCAAGTGCGCAACATGACGCTCTTCTCCGACCTGGTGGCCGAGAAGTTCATCGACGAGATGGAGACCTTCCTGTGCCCAG ATCCCCAGATCGTGTGCCCTGATCTCCCCTGCCAGACAG aACTGTACGTGGCCCAGTGCACCCAGCGGCCCGTGGACATCGTCTTCCTGCTGGACGGCTCGGAGCGCATCGGCGAGCGCAACTTCCACAAGGCGCACCGCTTCGTGGAGGAGGTGGCGCGGCGGCTGACGCTGGCCCAGCGGCACAACGACCCCCTGAACGCGCGGGTGGCCCTCCTGCAGTACGGCAACGAGCGCGAGCAGGAGGTGGTCTTCCCGCTCACCTCCAACCTGACGGCCATCCAGGGCGCGCTGAGCCGCATCCGCTACCTCAACTCCTTCTCGCACGTGGGCACGGGCATCATCCACGCCATCAACAACATCGTCATGGACCCGCAGGCCGGGGCGCGCCGCAACGCCGAGCTCTCCTTCGTCTTCATCACGGACGGCGTCACGGGCGAGCTGAGCCTCAACGAGTCTCTGCACTCCATGCGCAAGCAGGATGTGGTGCCCACCGTGCTGGCGCTGGGCGGCGACGTCGACATGGACCTGCTGCTGAAGATCAGCCTGGGGGACCGGGCCGCCATCTTCCAGGAGAAGGACTACGACAGCCTCTCCCAGCCCAGCTTCTTCGACAGGTTCATCCGCTGGATCTGCTAG